From a single Acidobacteriota bacterium genomic region:
- a CDS encoding nitroreductase family protein encodes MDIYEIIKLRKSVRYFQPKDVPEEVITRLLEAARLAPSASNRQEWRFVVVRDAATRKALADASCKQRFVAEAPVIFVCCAETDNHVMACGQLCYPIDVAIAIDHITLCAVAEGLGTCWIGAFYEEPVKKLLGIPAHIRVVELLPIGYPKDPCPVRKHRLPLKEIVRYERWV; translated from the coding sequence TTGGATATTTATGAAATCATAAAATTGCGCAAGAGCGTTCGTTATTTTCAGCCGAAAGATGTGCCGGAAGAAGTGATCACACGGCTTCTTGAAGCGGCTCGTCTGGCACCATCGGCAAGCAACCGGCAGGAATGGAGATTCGTCGTCGTACGAGATGCGGCGACGAGGAAAGCGCTGGCGGATGCTTCCTGCAAACAGAGGTTCGTCGCAGAGGCCCCCGTCATCTTCGTCTGCTGTGCTGAAACCGACAACCATGTGATGGCGTGCGGTCAACTCTGCTACCCCATCGACGTCGCCATCGCCATAGATCACATCACCTTGTGCGCCGTAGCCGAAGGGCTCGGGACTTGCTGGATCGGTGCCTTCTATGAAGAACCGGTGAAAAAGCTCCTTGGAATCCCGGCGCACATCCGCGTCGTGGAACTATTGCCGATCGGTTATCCCAAGGATCCCTGCCCGGTCAGGAA